A stretch of Pelagicoccus enzymogenes DNA encodes these proteins:
- a CDS encoding DUF58 domain-containing protein → MPLESKTIDPEALLAIRDLELRARIVVDGLWSGLHRSPYHGFSVEFSEYRQYSPGDDLRYLDWKALARTDREYLKIYEDETNLRCTIAMDSSKSMGFTSGSYPKSEYAKTLAATLSYFLLQQRDIVGLARFDEDVSDYLAARWRPGHLKRVFALLERPSQGLSTNIEKTLSSLVRLCRKRGLVILVSDFLSDAQNWRQALAHLTAMGHDVRALQILDPAEQNLDFGKAAYWEDMESGDTLYVDPDSMRQRYRERFLARQAQLEDVFRTTGVRHQIITTDQALDQALLDFVRNLRGQRAARP, encoded by the coding sequence GTGCCGCTAGAAAGCAAAACCATCGATCCAGAAGCCCTGCTCGCAATCCGAGACTTGGAGTTGCGAGCCCGCATCGTGGTCGACGGCTTATGGTCCGGCTTGCACCGCAGCCCCTACCACGGATTCTCCGTCGAGTTCTCCGAGTATCGCCAGTACAGCCCCGGCGACGACCTTCGCTACCTGGACTGGAAAGCCCTCGCTCGAACGGATAGGGAATACCTGAAGATCTACGAGGACGAAACCAATCTGCGCTGCACCATAGCCATGGACTCCAGCAAGTCCATGGGCTTCACATCCGGATCGTACCCTAAGTCTGAATACGCAAAAACGCTAGCTGCAACCCTATCCTACTTTCTGCTGCAACAAAGAGACATAGTGGGACTGGCCCGTTTCGACGAAGACGTATCGGACTACCTCGCCGCCCGCTGGCGTCCCGGCCATCTCAAGCGCGTATTCGCCCTGTTGGAGCGTCCCAGCCAAGGGCTTTCAACCAACATTGAAAAGACGCTTTCCTCCCTGGTCCGACTCTGCCGCAAGCGAGGACTCGTCATCCTAGTCTCCGATTTTCTGTCAGACGCGCAAAACTGGAGACAAGCGCTCGCTCACTTGACTGCGATGGGCCACGACGTTCGCGCCCTACAAATCCTCGACCCGGCGGAACAGAATCTTGATTTTGGCAAGGCCGCCTACTGGGAGGACATGGAGTCAGGCGACACGCTTTACGTCGACCCCGATTCCATGCGCCAACGATACCGCGAACGATTCCTCGCTCGCCAAGCTCAGCTTGAAGATGTCTTCCGCACCACGGGCGTACGTCACCAAATAATCACTACTGATCAAGCCCTTGACCAAGCGTTGCTCGATTTCGTTCGCAACCTGAGGGGACAGCGCGCCGCTAGACCATGA
- a CDS encoding BatA domain-containing protein, with product MSFLAPLFLVGLALVAGPILFHLIRQSPKNRIVFSSTELLDASPPKQQTSRRIQNPWLLLIRCLIIGFLAFAFARPFIPDAADTLGNKEVRRDIVIAIDRSASMNRPGISEQLMEEARKILEKLSPSDQLSLFGFTDAISPIISPEQWTAMEADRRINFALERLESSTATALPGLLVEAISEAVSEIEALRERTSVSGFGEIYLLSDFAEGTRINGIESIDWPSSLRLNRVQLSPEQEGPNLSLRWVQWSESESLGSVANIALTSSGAPLRSVAEISIRSALDDSLLVSPSEHFVDGNTETIINIPVAQELCSQPLVFALSGDSYPFDNKLALAPDYIPQVSIGLISQSSLANESSAPYFISKAVQGFATPRTRIDSQTPLAGSHVAYVIDRPLATAEANSIKAEIESGKTAIVLAHGTGFSDTIRQLSGSDSWLMENRSSDTPLLIGEVDFSHTLFAPFASPRFSNFTSINTWQTPKLSAPGSAKVLARYDDQSPLLVEEKRGDGSLYIWSGSWAPPASQWVLSSKFIPFLHRFVLSASGGPPLPSNAALTSSEIERYQPMFPDQLIQTPGIYRFPRTENRWLAIHIDPLESKTNPISLDQWEQLGLPEFEESVAQAQLARIRSQSEQESARTIEERQHIWQWLLWAVLALLALESAVAMRSHQRKEAMPS from the coding sequence ATGAGCTTTCTCGCCCCCCTATTTCTCGTCGGCTTGGCCCTTGTAGCAGGCCCGATCCTATTCCACCTGATACGTCAGAGTCCGAAGAACCGTATCGTCTTCAGCTCGACCGAATTGCTGGATGCCAGCCCCCCAAAGCAACAGACGAGCCGACGTATCCAGAATCCTTGGCTACTTTTGATTCGTTGCCTCATCATCGGCTTTCTCGCCTTCGCTTTCGCTCGCCCGTTCATACCTGACGCCGCCGACACCTTGGGAAACAAGGAAGTTCGCCGCGACATCGTCATCGCCATCGACAGGAGCGCCAGCATGAACCGCCCCGGAATTTCGGAGCAGCTCATGGAGGAAGCTCGGAAAATTCTGGAAAAGCTAAGCCCCTCCGACCAACTTTCTCTCTTCGGCTTTACCGACGCCATAAGCCCGATAATATCACCCGAGCAGTGGACGGCGATGGAAGCCGACAGACGCATCAACTTCGCCCTCGAGCGGCTTGAAAGCTCAACGGCAACCGCCTTGCCAGGACTTCTCGTCGAGGCCATTTCGGAGGCAGTGTCGGAAATCGAGGCCCTCAGAGAGCGTACCTCGGTTTCCGGTTTCGGAGAGATCTACCTTTTGTCCGACTTTGCGGAAGGTACGAGGATCAATGGAATCGAGAGCATTGATTGGCCCTCTTCGCTGCGACTTAACAGGGTGCAGCTCAGCCCCGAGCAAGAAGGGCCCAACCTTTCACTTCGCTGGGTTCAGTGGAGCGAATCCGAATCTTTGGGCTCCGTCGCCAACATCGCTCTCACATCCTCCGGAGCGCCCCTCCGCAGCGTCGCTGAAATTTCGATACGGAGCGCTTTAGACGACTCCCTACTCGTTTCACCATCCGAGCACTTCGTCGACGGAAACACCGAAACGATCATCAATATTCCGGTCGCCCAAGAACTGTGCTCACAACCCCTCGTTTTCGCGCTCTCAGGCGATTCGTATCCCTTCGACAACAAGCTCGCCTTGGCTCCGGACTACATTCCGCAGGTATCAATCGGCTTGATAAGCCAATCCTCTCTCGCCAACGAATCGTCGGCTCCCTATTTCATCTCCAAAGCAGTACAAGGCTTCGCTACGCCACGAACCCGCATTGACTCGCAAACGCCTTTGGCGGGCTCCCATGTTGCCTACGTCATAGATCGTCCACTCGCTACTGCAGAGGCGAATTCAATCAAGGCTGAGATCGAGTCCGGAAAAACAGCTATCGTCCTGGCGCACGGTACTGGTTTTTCCGATACGATCCGCCAGCTAAGCGGAAGCGATAGTTGGCTAATGGAAAATCGTAGTTCCGATACGCCCCTGCTGATCGGGGAGGTCGACTTCTCCCATACCCTATTCGCTCCGTTTGCGTCCCCACGCTTCAGCAACTTCACCAGCATTAACACCTGGCAAACACCCAAACTCTCGGCACCTGGAAGCGCCAAGGTACTGGCGCGCTACGACGACCAAAGCCCCCTGCTAGTAGAAGAGAAAAGAGGTGACGGCTCCCTTTACATCTGGTCAGGCAGCTGGGCTCCCCCAGCCTCCCAGTGGGTTCTCTCCAGCAAGTTCATTCCTTTCCTGCATCGCTTCGTTCTCTCGGCTTCCGGCGGACCGCCCCTTCCGAGCAATGCTGCATTAACTTCCTCGGAAATCGAGCGCTACCAGCCAATGTTCCCGGATCAGCTTATACAAACCCCAGGGATTTACCGGTTCCCGCGAACAGAAAATCGCTGGCTGGCGATACACATCGATCCACTGGAGAGCAAAACGAACCCGATTTCCTTGGACCAATGGGAGCAACTGGGGCTTCCCGAATTCGAAGAATCCGTCGCCCAAGCTCAGCTTGCTCGCATCCGCAGCCAATCCGAACAGGAGTCCGCCCGTACCATCGAGGAGAGACAACATATCTGGCAATGGCTGCTCTGGGCGGTTTTGGCACTGCTCGCCCTGGAAAGCGCCGTCGCCATGAGAAGCCACCAAAGGAAGGAGGCAATGCCGTCATGA
- a CDS encoding AAA family ATPase — protein sequence MSDTIATQSEIFERIQTGRQKVESELSKVIVGQQEVTKQLLVALLAGGHCMITGAPGLAKTLLVKSISNIFQLNFQRIQFTPDLMPADITGTEILTDSDLGRKLTFVPGPIFTNLLLADEINRTPPKTQSALLEAMQEHQVTAAGARHVLEEPFFVLATQNPVEMEGTYPLPEAQLDRFLFNVLIDYLSEEDEIEVVRRTTAKAGLPIEPVFTAEEVIAIQGLVREVPVSDDVIQFAVKLTAASRPQSDAAPDFVNKYVNWGAGTRAAQALVLAAKALALWEGRSYVSKDEIRTLAKPVLRHRILLNYRAEAEGKTVETIIDELLENPALT from the coding sequence ATGTCAGACACCATAGCAACCCAATCCGAGATCTTCGAACGTATCCAAACCGGCAGACAAAAAGTCGAAAGCGAGCTTTCGAAGGTCATCGTCGGCCAACAGGAGGTCACTAAGCAACTACTGGTCGCCCTCCTTGCGGGCGGTCACTGCATGATCACCGGAGCCCCCGGCCTTGCCAAAACCCTTCTGGTCAAGTCCATTTCCAACATCTTCCAGCTCAACTTCCAACGCATCCAATTCACGCCCGACTTGATGCCCGCCGACATAACCGGGACGGAAATCCTGACCGATTCCGACCTCGGACGAAAACTCACCTTCGTTCCCGGACCCATATTCACCAACCTCCTGCTTGCCGACGAGATCAACCGTACGCCGCCTAAGACGCAGTCTGCCCTCCTCGAAGCCATGCAAGAGCATCAGGTCACAGCAGCCGGCGCCCGCCATGTGCTGGAAGAGCCCTTCTTCGTTCTCGCAACCCAGAATCCCGTCGAGATGGAAGGCACCTACCCGCTACCGGAAGCTCAACTCGACCGCTTCCTTTTCAACGTCCTCATCGACTACCTTTCCGAGGAGGACGAAATCGAAGTAGTCCGACGCACTACCGCCAAAGCAGGCCTTCCCATCGAACCTGTCTTCACCGCAGAGGAAGTGATCGCGATACAAGGACTGGTACGCGAGGTGCCCGTATCCGACGACGTGATACAATTCGCCGTAAAACTCACCGCTGCCAGCCGTCCTCAATCCGACGCTGCTCCCGACTTCGTCAACAAGTACGTTAATTGGGGAGCTGGCACGCGCGCTGCCCAAGCCCTCGTGCTCGCCGCCAAAGCCCTCGCTCTCTGGGAAGGGCGATCTTACGTCAGCAAAGACGAAATCAGAACGCTGGCCAAACCGGTATTGAGACACCGAATATTGCTCAACTACCGAGCGGAAGCCGAAGGCAAGACCGTCGAGACGATCATCGACGAACTTCTGGAGAACCCAGCGCTCACCTAA
- a CDS encoding peptidase MA family metallohydrolase, which translates to MLNATKAVDTVSILAEAPNLETAHSLYNSGQYEKAIEYAQAAKDLDPWVIDWVVIEARSRFALGQYEEAYESLDAYVKERAYEIRPRLLLREAALYTGRPEEAERQKEALAYLVNERSRRYGYDPENLVAIGHIALLFDVEPKLVLENFFRRAQEFSSKPVSAFLGTGNLALSKDDFKLASKAFQEGLVEHPGNVELLSGLAAAFQEGDRSQLLNFAQQALAINPRHSPTLILLAEHLIAAESYEAAEQNLDAALQTNPKSPNALALKATLAYIRNDSEEGDLQRAKALASWNGNPEVDYRIGKQLSRKYRFSDGASHQRIALGLDDSYNPARIQLAQDLLRLGKNDEAWPLADAVHESDPYNISAYNLVTLRDRLYHFETLESEHFLIRMSKEEAPVYGPRALRVLEQAHAKLTERYGIELPQKTTVEIYPNPADFETRTFGVPGNPGFLGVCFGPVFTINSPSTRFNNWEAVLYHEFCHTVTLHLTNNRMPRWLSEGLSVYEEKVENPAWGQRMSASYRSRILSGQMQPISSMSAAFLQATDGEDVQFAYYQSYLVVEYIAQRFGMDPLRDLLVSLGDGVSINDGLERHLAPLAELDEEFAAFAEAKASALASSYRFESQGGPIGAVMDLASPQTNYSAKLDNALASLEAEKWEEAIEELEALAQSAGYLPGPENAHWPLSKAYRGIGYKEEEARILKVMVEHETHRLPPVIRLLELAGERGDPQEILKWSSAWLAINPMAETPWRSLLSSSQAMDLSQKSIEAISALLALKTPDRPSLHYQMALLTGATDPRGAKRHVLQALEEAPRFADAYQLLKKLQSDIARSELPSSLQSLDLNNEFLR; encoded by the coding sequence TTGCTCAACGCAACGAAGGCTGTAGACACCGTTTCTATCCTCGCCGAGGCCCCAAACCTCGAGACGGCGCATTCGCTCTACAACTCCGGCCAATACGAAAAGGCAATCGAGTACGCCCAAGCTGCCAAAGACCTGGATCCTTGGGTCATCGATTGGGTCGTCATAGAAGCCCGTTCCCGTTTCGCTCTCGGCCAGTACGAAGAGGCCTACGAATCCCTCGACGCCTACGTCAAGGAACGCGCCTACGAGATCCGGCCTCGCCTTCTCCTGCGCGAAGCGGCCCTCTACACGGGCCGTCCCGAAGAAGCTGAAAGACAAAAGGAAGCCCTCGCTTACCTCGTCAACGAACGTTCCCGCCGCTACGGCTACGACCCGGAAAACCTCGTCGCTATCGGCCACATCGCCCTGCTGTTCGACGTGGAGCCTAAGCTCGTTCTGGAGAACTTTTTCCGCCGGGCCCAAGAGTTCAGCAGCAAACCGGTTTCCGCCTTTTTGGGAACCGGCAACCTCGCCCTCTCCAAGGACGACTTCAAACTCGCCTCCAAGGCTTTCCAAGAAGGGCTCGTCGAACATCCCGGAAACGTCGAGCTTCTGTCCGGTCTCGCCGCCGCCTTCCAAGAGGGCGATCGCTCCCAGCTGCTCAACTTCGCCCAGCAGGCCCTCGCAATTAACCCTCGCCATTCCCCCACGCTGATTCTGCTCGCCGAACATTTGATTGCCGCGGAATCCTACGAAGCCGCCGAGCAAAACCTGGACGCCGCCCTGCAAACCAATCCCAAGTCCCCGAACGCGCTCGCCTTGAAGGCCACGCTTGCCTACATCCGCAACGACAGCGAGGAAGGCGACCTCCAACGCGCCAAAGCCCTCGCAAGCTGGAACGGCAATCCGGAAGTCGACTACCGCATCGGCAAGCAACTCTCCCGCAAGTACCGCTTCAGCGACGGAGCCAGCCACCAGCGGATCGCACTTGGCCTGGACGACTCCTACAATCCCGCCCGTATCCAGCTCGCCCAAGACCTCCTGCGGCTCGGAAAAAACGACGAGGCCTGGCCGCTCGCCGATGCCGTGCACGAATCGGATCCCTACAACATTTCCGCCTACAACCTCGTGACGCTGCGGGACCGCCTATACCACTTCGAAACCCTCGAGTCGGAGCACTTCCTCATCCGCATGAGCAAGGAGGAGGCTCCCGTCTATGGTCCCAGAGCCCTGCGAGTGCTCGAGCAGGCCCATGCTAAGTTGACCGAACGCTACGGCATCGAGCTTCCTCAGAAGACCACCGTGGAAATCTATCCCAATCCGGCAGACTTCGAAACGCGAACCTTCGGCGTTCCGGGCAACCCCGGCTTCCTCGGGGTCTGCTTCGGCCCCGTCTTCACCATCAACAGCCCCTCCACTCGCTTCAACAACTGGGAAGCCGTGCTCTACCACGAGTTCTGCCACACCGTCACGCTGCACCTCACCAACAACCGCATGCCGCGCTGGTTGTCCGAGGGATTATCGGTCTACGAGGAGAAAGTCGAAAACCCAGCTTGGGGACAACGCATGAGCGCCTCCTACCGCTCCCGTATCCTGTCTGGCCAGATGCAGCCCATCAGCTCAATGAGCGCCGCCTTCCTTCAAGCCACCGACGGCGAAGACGTGCAGTTCGCCTACTACCAATCGTATCTAGTCGTCGAATACATCGCTCAACGCTTCGGGATGGATCCGTTGCGCGACCTGCTGGTCTCCCTCGGGGATGGCGTATCCATCAACGACGGACTGGAGCGACACCTTGCGCCGCTTGCGGAACTGGACGAAGAATTCGCAGCATTCGCCGAAGCAAAAGCGTCCGCCCTCGCCAGCTCCTATCGATTCGAATCGCAAGGCGGACCTATCGGCGCCGTAATGGATCTCGCCTCTCCACAGACCAACTACAGCGCCAAACTAGACAACGCCCTCGCCTCGCTCGAAGCGGAAAAATGGGAGGAAGCCATCGAAGAGCTGGAAGCCCTCGCCCAGTCCGCCGGATACCTGCCCGGCCCCGAAAATGCCCACTGGCCACTCTCCAAGGCGTATCGTGGCATCGGATACAAGGAAGAGGAGGCACGAATTCTGAAAGTGATGGTGGAGCACGAAACGCATCGCCTTCCTCCCGTAATCCGCCTGCTGGAACTGGCTGGAGAAAGGGGCGATCCCCAGGAAATTCTCAAATGGTCGAGCGCCTGGCTCGCGATCAACCCCATGGCCGAAACGCCCTGGCGTTCGTTGCTAAGTTCCTCGCAAGCCATGGACTTGTCGCAAAAATCGATCGAGGCAATCTCCGCCCTGCTCGCCCTCAAGACTCCAGATCGCCCTTCCCTCCACTACCAGATGGCTCTCCTGACGGGAGCCACCGATCCACGCGGAGCAAAACGACATGTCTTGCAAGCCCTCGAGGAAGCGCCGCGCTTCGCAGACGCCTATCAGCTCCTAAAGAAGCTCCAATCCGACATCGCCCGCTCCGAACTTCCAAGCTCTCTGCAATCGCTCGACCTAAACAATGAATTCCTTCGCTAG
- a CDS encoding DUF4159 domain-containing protein, with the protein MNSFASCRLLRRAFGLLLLPAGAMLAQTHGQMVDRAGVPEWEVSPAFKEDVFTFARIQYESYGRGGWGGRRGRWAIDYPDAELNLAYRLQQMTSLKVNPDSAVVRLEDDNLADYPFLYMVEPGSLSFRETEVQALRSYLLNGGFLMIDDFWGEEEWYNLEYELRRVFPDREIHDLPIEHPIFHIVFDLKEKPQVPSIRHALSFQGTGRTWEREDAREVHYRAIYDDNGRMVVIICQNTDLGDGWEREGESEWYFREFAEKKAYPMGINIIVYAMTH; encoded by the coding sequence ATGAATTCCTTCGCTAGTTGCCGCCTCCTACGCCGCGCCTTCGGACTCCTGCTCCTCCCAGCGGGCGCCATGCTCGCGCAGACTCATGGACAAATGGTGGACCGGGCAGGCGTGCCGGAATGGGAAGTCTCTCCCGCCTTTAAGGAAGACGTCTTCACCTTCGCTCGCATCCAATACGAATCCTACGGCCGAGGAGGCTGGGGCGGTCGACGCGGACGCTGGGCCATCGACTATCCAGATGCCGAACTCAATCTCGCCTACCGCTTGCAGCAAATGACCAGCCTGAAGGTAAATCCCGACTCCGCAGTCGTTCGCCTGGAGGACGACAATCTGGCGGACTACCCCTTCCTCTACATGGTGGAGCCGGGATCGCTCAGCTTTCGCGAAACGGAAGTGCAAGCCCTGCGCTCCTATCTCCTCAACGGGGGCTTCCTCATGATCGACGATTTCTGGGGCGAGGAGGAATGGTACAACCTGGAGTACGAGCTCCGCCGCGTGTTTCCGGACCGCGAGATCCACGACCTCCCCATCGAGCACCCCATTTTCCACATCGTCTTCGACCTCAAGGAGAAGCCGCAAGTGCCATCCATCCGCCACGCGCTCTCCTTCCAAGGCACAGGACGGACTTGGGAGAGAGAAGACGCTCGCGAGGTCCACTACCGGGCCATCTACGACGACAACGGACGCATGGTGGTCATCATTTGCCAAAACACCGACCTCGGCGACGGTTGGGAACGAGAGGGCGAATCCGAATGGTACTTCCGCGAATTCGCCGAAAAGAAGGCCTACCCCATGGGCATCAACATTATCGTCTACGCAATGACCCACTAG
- a CDS encoding DMT family transporter, producing the protein MRPLTLSFYFQVFVCAALWGSAFPVIKLSYEALAIEGFGERMLFAGLRFTLAGLLIVPFCRSSVLETARQAPRGLLVWVILGQTVFQYVFFYYALSVSSGTLGALLAGGGSFWWMLLAPFLLKTSAPNAKQWGLIVLCSVGIGVAVYAPGAGSGQVAIGAASFLLASLSGAFGAIGLKKLSAFHGSRAITSISLFVGGLVLALLGLGGWQGFWQDLGLGAVWVLLYLAFLSATAFTLWNRLIEQYSVNVLSAYRFLIPLCGVLESALFVPGESVGIGIVLGGALILGSLYGMSRIENARG; encoded by the coding sequence ATGAGACCATTGACGCTCAGCTTCTATTTCCAGGTTTTCGTCTGCGCCGCCCTGTGGGGTAGCGCGTTTCCGGTGATCAAATTGAGCTACGAGGCGCTGGCGATCGAGGGATTTGGCGAACGCATGCTTTTTGCGGGATTGCGATTCACGCTGGCGGGTTTGCTGATCGTGCCATTCTGCCGCAGCTCGGTGCTCGAGACCGCGCGCCAGGCTCCCCGTGGCTTGCTCGTTTGGGTGATTCTGGGGCAAACGGTTTTTCAGTATGTGTTTTTCTACTACGCCCTCAGCGTTTCCAGCGGTACATTGGGGGCGCTGCTGGCGGGAGGCGGGAGTTTCTGGTGGATGCTGCTGGCTCCGTTTCTCCTCAAGACGTCAGCTCCGAATGCGAAGCAATGGGGGTTAATTGTCCTTTGTTCGGTTGGAATCGGCGTAGCGGTCTACGCTCCCGGAGCAGGGAGCGGGCAGGTGGCGATCGGGGCGGCATCCTTTCTCTTGGCCTCGCTTTCTGGAGCGTTTGGAGCAATCGGCCTCAAAAAGCTTTCCGCGTTCCACGGGAGCCGAGCGATCACCTCGATTTCGCTCTTCGTTGGCGGATTGGTCTTGGCCTTGCTGGGGTTGGGCGGCTGGCAGGGATTTTGGCAGGACTTGGGGCTGGGAGCAGTTTGGGTTCTGCTCTACCTCGCCTTTTTGTCGGCCACGGCGTTCACCCTTTGGAATCGGTTGATAGAGCAGTACAGCGTCAATGTCCTGTCTGCCTACCGTTTTCTGATACCGCTTTGCGGAGTACTGGAGTCAGCGCTCTTCGTCCCCGGAGAGTCGGTAGGGATTGGAATCGTGCTCGGAGGCGCGTTGATCCTCGGTTCGCTCTATGGAATGAGCCGGATCGAGAACGCTCGGGGTTAG
- a CDS encoding glutamine amidotransferase yields the protein MVFASNLPWLAFAIALVVLLPMAWLSWKGSLSRNRNRWLALALRFLGILFIAFAIADPQVTSERPVQGANIVALLADNGKSLSIKEPSSERARGEELRDLLTQPSQSWSAKLKDNFQLRNYLFDSQVRRTSSFENLNFEGEQSAISTSLRGLGERLENKPVAGIVLFSDGNSTDLELSQEELSKLPPVYPVLIGEDGDVTDLSIQELTVKTTAFGDTPVSVSAKLLDRRSSEGPVKIQLRRLDSRRESTAMPYPALDERSVKIEGSFDYDYEWSAAGGGTQFFELSAYSDSPEAQEATLDNNRQLFAVDRGKENYRILYVTGRPNWEYKFLNRALSADAQLDLVGLLRVASREPKFDFKSRAGENSNALYRGFGREDETERYDEAVLIRMNARDANELKTGFPDEAEELFAYDALIIDDLEADFFSFSQQTLIRDFVKRRGGGLLMLGGVNALEDGNYQNTPIAQALPLYLDGGTPPKGSDQRARWELTRNGWVEPWVRIRAFETEERMRIQEMPSFRVFNSSQRIKPGAQSLATIEDLSTETYPALVTHRFGLGRVAALTVGDFWRWGMQSPGTQADLAQFWRQISRWLVKDTPDRVELSAGPIEGSTITLKANARQEDYNSLTSGIARLTVRRLDAASEKREYEMNIVSNVQGQFYSELALKESGAYLAEVTVTGFNGEVIGTAETGWVYQPLVKEFTSLSPNKATLERLAEGTGGRLLRSEDLERLPELLATQSSPVMEIWSEPLWHRNWLFILALASFLAEWLLRRKGGLA from the coding sequence ATGGTTTTCGCAAGCAATCTTCCTTGGCTAGCATTCGCGATCGCATTGGTCGTGCTGTTGCCCATGGCTTGGCTGTCCTGGAAGGGCAGCCTCAGCAGGAACCGGAACCGCTGGCTCGCTCTCGCGCTGCGATTCCTAGGGATACTCTTCATTGCCTTCGCTATCGCCGACCCTCAAGTTACTAGCGAGAGGCCCGTACAAGGGGCAAACATCGTCGCCTTGCTAGCGGATAACGGAAAAAGCTTAAGCATCAAGGAGCCCAGTAGCGAACGCGCTCGCGGAGAGGAGCTACGCGACTTGCTCACGCAACCTTCGCAAAGCTGGTCGGCCAAGCTGAAGGACAATTTTCAGCTGCGTAACTATCTTTTCGATTCCCAAGTTCGCCGCACCTCAAGCTTCGAGAACTTGAATTTCGAAGGCGAACAAAGCGCCATCTCGACGTCCCTGCGCGGACTTGGAGAGCGACTGGAGAATAAGCCCGTCGCGGGCATCGTTCTGTTTTCCGATGGAAACAGTACCGATCTGGAACTCTCGCAAGAGGAGCTTTCGAAACTCCCCCCCGTTTATCCGGTCCTTATCGGAGAGGATGGCGACGTAACCGATCTTTCAATACAAGAACTAACCGTCAAGACCACCGCCTTTGGCGACACCCCGGTCAGCGTTTCCGCGAAGCTCCTCGACAGGCGAAGTTCAGAAGGCCCTGTAAAGATACAGCTTCGACGCTTGGATTCCAGGCGCGAATCCACCGCCATGCCCTATCCCGCTTTGGACGAACGCTCAGTCAAGATCGAGGGCTCGTTCGACTACGACTACGAATGGAGCGCCGCGGGAGGCGGCACGCAATTCTTCGAGCTCAGCGCTTACTCGGACTCGCCAGAGGCTCAGGAGGCAACCCTGGACAACAATCGCCAACTCTTTGCAGTCGACCGTGGAAAGGAGAACTACCGTATTCTCTACGTCACGGGCCGTCCCAACTGGGAATACAAATTTCTCAACCGAGCCCTCTCCGCCGACGCCCAACTCGATTTGGTGGGTCTTCTTCGCGTCGCCAGCCGGGAACCGAAATTCGACTTCAAAAGCAGAGCAGGAGAAAACTCCAACGCCCTCTACCGTGGATTCGGTCGAGAGGATGAAACGGAACGCTACGACGAAGCGGTACTGATTCGCATGAACGCTCGAGACGCCAACGAGCTGAAAACGGGCTTCCCCGACGAAGCGGAGGAGCTCTTTGCGTACGATGCCCTCATAATCGACGACCTAGAAGCTGACTTCTTTTCCTTTTCGCAACAAACCTTGATCCGCGATTTCGTGAAGCGACGCGGCGGAGGCTTGCTCATGCTGGGCGGGGTTAACGCATTGGAAGACGGGAATTATCAAAACACACCTATCGCCCAAGCGCTTCCGCTCTATCTAGATGGCGGAACGCCTCCCAAAGGCAGCGATCAAAGAGCGCGCTGGGAGCTAACGCGCAACGGCTGGGTGGAACCTTGGGTCCGTATCCGGGCGTTCGAGACAGAAGAAAGAATGCGAATCCAAGAAATGCCCAGCTTTCGAGTATTCAATAGCTCTCAACGCATAAAACCAGGAGCTCAAAGCCTCGCTACCATCGAAGACCTGTCGACAGAGACCTACCCGGCATTGGTTACCCATCGCTTTGGCCTAGGCCGGGTTGCAGCGTTGACTGTGGGAGATTTCTGGAGGTGGGGCATGCAATCTCCCGGCACTCAGGCCGATCTTGCCCAATTTTGGCGTCAGATTTCACGTTGGTTGGTGAAAGACACCCCAGACCGGGTCGAATTGAGCGCCGGCCCAATCGAAGGTTCCACCATCACCCTGAAGGCAAACGCTCGCCAAGAGGACTACAATTCACTGACAAGCGGAATTGCGCGGCTCACCGTCCGCCGACTCGACGCAGCGAGCGAAAAACGCGAATACGAGATGAACATCGTATCCAATGTCCAAGGACAGTTTTATTCCGAGCTCGCCCTGAAGGAATCTGGAGCCTACCTAGCAGAAGTCACGGTAACCGGTTTCAATGGCGAGGTAATCGGAACTGCAGAAACAGGTTGGGTCTACCAGCCCTTAGTTAAAGAGTTCACCTCTCTATCGCCGAACAAAGCGACGCTGGAGAGATTGGCCGAAGGGACCGGAGGCCGCCTGCTGCGCAGCGAAGATCTTGAACGCTTACCCGAATTGCTAGCCACGCAATCCTCTCCCGTCATGGAGATTTGGTCGGAGCCTCTCTGGCATCGAAATTGGCTCTTCATATTGGCGCTCGCTTCGTTCCTTGCCGAATGGCTGCTTAGGAGAAAGGGAGGCCTCGCATGA